The DNA segment TCAttgcacacaaaaagaaaacaaacaaatggatCTTTCCTTATGAGATAATGAACCAAATAAACTTACCTTGCTTGAAGCAAGACATTTTTCAAGCTCAGCTCTGGCTTCCTTTTCAGACAACAGTTGCTGCTTAATGTCTGCAGCCTGAAGTTCTTTCTCACTCAGGATTTTCTCATAGTTACTTATGTTGGCACATTGAGTCTGATGAAGTTTCTCCCATTTGGTTTGTGATAAAGTCAATTCTTGGAAATGGGAATCTGTAACAAAGAAAGCATAATACACTTTTGGTGAGTAAATGCTAAAAGCAACTATTCAAATTTAATTCTATATCATATTGTTCACAGTGGGAAAACATTACTTTGATAAAATACTTAGTCCAAAATGTACAAATGTCAAAAAAATACAGCTGTCACTTGAAAGTGAGTATGGGCTGGTAGCATGTATCAAACTCATGCTAGTTGCTTTAGGTGTCTATGTAGTCACATGCAAGCATAGACACACTTATCCATTGACCCAATGTAACATGGAGGATGTAACAgttgaagacagagagagaggggggagggagggagggaggaagagagaatgtGCCAGAACTAGGGTGGTACGTGTTTTCACCTGAGTAGactgaaacaatgtgaaatgaagcactTTGCTTGAAGATACAATGCACCACCTAGTTCAGGAATCAAGCCTAACCATTAGGTCAAGTGCGAAGGCCATGTGTCTTcacacagaaatagtaaatgcatataaataaggTCTGGGAAGTAAAAAGTACTATTATAAGAATCAAGGTTTATGCAAATGACTTTGTATATTTTTGGGCTGACCACATTGTCACACTAATAGCTTTCTATAATTTCtgagcaatctctctctctcctagtcAGCAAATATTTATGTTGTTCATTGTAAATAGCCAACACCATTATCAATGGAAAAATAGCGAGAGTTGTCTTTCCTTAAAAAGCAGAATGGTACAATGTaacaaaaaacagaatttagAGATGAATTAGGTTTACCATTTAGTTTTTTGAGGTCAGTATTGTAGATAGCTTCTCTCCTGTAAAACTCTTTTTCAAAAGTTTCTTTCATATGCTTTATTTCAGACTGGAATGATTCTTTCAAAGAAGTTATCACATTATTATGGTTACCTTTCAACCTGTTTATCTGTTCCATCAATGATTTACACTTGGTAATCTCATCTTCATAGGCGCTTTGTATTTTAATCATTTCTTGCCTGGAAGTCTTCATTTCTTCATCTTTATTACTCAGATCTCGGCTCAGCTCTCCCTTCATTTcattgtattcctgttcagcttTTTCTGTCATCCCTGCAATTTGTTCTTGAAGACATtcaatttgtctgttttggctctCAACTTTGTTACACATTTCTGTGATCTCTTTCTTATATGTCTTTACTGATGTCTCATACTGTTCCTTGACACTGTCAGAAGCAGTGACATCTAAATCATATCCAGCTTGTAGTTTAGAGAACTCTTTTTCCTTCTCACTTAGCCTAGCTTGGACATCGTCAAAATCAGATCTCAGCACATAATTAGttgcaatattattttcaaattcaattgttttattattaatgaaaattttgTGCTCTTCATCAAGTAACTCTAACTTCTCTTTATAGAAAGTTTCTTGTTTCAGAAGAGCTGTAACATGCTTTTCCTGTTCACATTCAAATGTTTGTCGAGGTACAAAGTCAGTAGCTATTTTCTCTTCATAATTCAAAGTAACTTGAGCTAATTTTTCCTCATGTTCTTTCAACACTCTctgtaatttttcttcttcttcaacataTTTTCGTTTAAGTTGTGTATACTCTTTGGTCTCATCTTTTAGCTTAGCTTCAAACACTTCTTTTGAGATATAATTTTTGGAGATATTTTCCTGAGATTCTATGTTTACTTTTTGCAAAGCTTCTTTATGTTCTTCATCCTGGGATTTTATTTTCCCTTCATATTCTTcaagtttttctttcatttgtataaCTTCTTGgatatgttttttattttgttcattaatCTTACCAACTGCAACATAATCAGAGGATAATTTTTTCTCAAAGTCCTCCGAAACAGATcttaatttcttttcatattcttcAATAAGGCAGCAACTCTTCTGATTGTATTCTTGATGTAACATTTCTTTACTAGTCTCCAATTCATTTGAATGTTCTTTTTCTCGTATTTCCATCAAAGACTTACATACATAGTTGTTGGTTATCTTATTCACATATTCACTTGTAATAGAAGAGATTTTCTCTTCATATTCCACTTTGAGATTTTCTTGCAATTTTCCAATTTCAGAAACGTGTTTCTGAGAGATTTCTGAGACCTTCTGTTGCATCTCTCCAACAAGAGAAGTAAGTTCATCAAGTTTAGCATCTTTCTCACTGATGGTGCCTGATTTTTCTTCTAACTCCTTTTTCAGTAAATTAGTCTCAGTTTTTTTCTCAGAAACTTTCTCTTTCAAGCTGGTAACAATTTGTGTCAGTTCATTATTTGAATTCAGATATTCCTCAACAAGTGAAGATTTCTCTGATAAGGATTTTGTTAATTCACAGATTCTATTGTCCTTTTCACCAAattgtacactgatttgttccaCTTCTTTAAGTGCCTCCAAATATCTTTCTTCCAATAGTAAAGTATGTACTTTGGTTAGTTCTTCAAAATCACCCTTTAATTTACTTTTTTGTTCAATGGTATTTTGATTTACAGTTTCTAGTTTAGGTTTTAAAACAGCAGTTACAAGCTCTTTGGAATCTGCAGTTTCTAGCTCTAATTTTTCTAAAACATCCTGTTTTTCTCCTGTAAGTTCCTTAAACTGTTTTTCCAGTTTCTTCTTAATGGCTGCATTTTCTTCCAGTTGCCATTTTACTCTTTCAAACTCTGTATTTTCTGTTGAAATTTTAGTCTTAGTAGCATGAACAATTTTCTCAGCAAAGTTCTGTATAGAAGATTTTACTGGAGATCTTTCAAGGTCTTTTTTCATTATCTCAATAGTCTGCTGTTTATCCAGAATTTGGTGCTGTGCATTATTATATTCAACTTTCAATTTTTCCATCTCATTCTTAAGTAAGTCATTGTTGGATTTCAGACTCAGGAAGTCATTATGTAACATCAACCATTTTGACTaggatataattgaaaaattataaaaaaaaacatatacataaaattaatttacacaaatttatgactcaataaacacacaaatgtttatatttcCAGGTGAAGtttagatttgaatttaaataattgaaGTAACACTAATCAAAATAACAAAACTAGAATATACTGTTAAAGCAGTATCAAGACCATTATATCTTCAGTAATAGCTAACAAAAGAtatgattaaattattttcagTAGAATCATATCAACTGCAAGATTAATTTTAGAAATTTGGATAAACTTTTAAGGGGAATTAACATAATTTTccatcatatatttaatatagttcTTCAAATCACTTCAACTTGGGATAAAttggttttcatttatttaaaattgaGTAAATGTTGAACTGTAACCATAATTTGAATTCAAATTGACACCCCAACCCACCAAACTCTTCCATAATGTAGTTTAttgcttctcttttctttccaactgatCAGGATTTATGGTTTCGTAGCTTCACCTAGTTGATATTATTGTATAGCTTCAAATCAACCCTgaatgagcagacctatgattaaaggcattccagttatGATCCTTTAAACTTTTAGTTTATCTTGGAGTCCATTATCCATTGTCTCTCTTTTTGAAGATAGCAGcatatgatttaagggagatttggttgctatatctagcagttcAAGCAACCACATTGAAATTGTCACTGAGGCTCAGCAGATATGACAGATGCTACTAGTAACCCTTAATTTGATAGGGTTAAGTAAAACTACCTAAactaagtttaaccctttagcattcagattattctgttaaatgtattgcttatttattcacattgttttgaattaattacacatgatcttgtagcttcaaaatttcagtggtgtgtatgtatatttttagaatgacattgtagggtagttgtGAGAGCAGTTAGATCTGgttagttttaacataaaacaagtagatatgactggattaaatgctaaagggttaaatcctaATTAATAAAATGTACCCACTTTCAACAACAAGAAGTGTTTCAGAAAGAATCTTACTTCTAAAATGTCTTGTTCACATGTAAGTTTTGAAAAATCAGCTTTTAACTGTTCATGAATATCTGGAGCAATCCATGTTGTCTTAATGTTGTCCAATTCTCTCTTCAATTCAGTCATTAAATTGTCTGTTACAACACTTATACTATATCCAGTTGGTTGtttttctgaaatttaaaaaaaaatcaaaatagttcATTAACTAACATTCACCATTTACATTACTCctgtcaccaaccactttataacaTGAACTGCGGGTGTGAGTATATTAAAATGCCTATATTCACACATTGGCTTTGCCACTACATGCTATTCCTGATCATGCAAtcaccacagattacaagagtaGCTGCTCATGGCAGGTGCAGCCATTGCACTTTAGAGACATCTTATAGATGAGGTATTCACCTACAGCATCCACTTATACATTTACTGGTGTGTGGTTTAGTGGCTAGGGTATTTAGTTCACAATCGTAAAGTCATGTGTTTTATACTCAGCagtgcattgtatccttgagcatgacactttatttcacattactccagtcaaTCCAgtaggcaaaaatgagtagtacctgtattttaaaaaaGGGCAAGCCttctcacattctgtgtcatgctggatctccctgagaactatgttaagagtatgtgtgtctgtggtgtgctcagccacttgcatgttaatttcatgagcaggctgatTCCTTGGgtggattaactggaaccctcaacatcataaccaacagagtgccagttattTGATACTTTGAATAAACTCATGAACTCTGTGACAACCCTACGTCTACAACCCCTTTCAAAGCCAccccaaataaaacaatattttataacccCATATAATCCCTTGCAGTTGTGTTTATCACATCtcaattatctatttatattgattcattttattttgtcatattttaCTACACCCACTCTGCCTACATTCCTTGGGTACCATACATCTCACACACAGGCTCTTCAAAAGCAAGAGCAAGAATACAAACAAGGTTTCAGTTATAACACAAGCATGAACACTTAAGTGACTaatgaaggaaaaatatattattatacatgtttACATCGTTGTCattgctgccaccgccaccaccaccatcatcatcatcatcatcatttaacatctgcttacCATGCTGGTTTGATTGGAACTGCCAGAGagcagcaccaggttccagtctgatttggcacagtttttatggctggatacccttcctaatgctaaccactccaagtgtgtaatggatcctttttatatgccactggcatgggtaccatttACATGACATTGGCAAcagtcacaactatgatttcagaAGTACCATTTACAtgatactggcaatggccacaactaTGACTTCATATGGCTTGctgagttttctcaagcacagcatatcaccaaaggtctcagtcacttgatgcctctatgaggcccagcattcaaagatcgtgcttcaccacctcatcccttgcctccatgaggccctatGGAAATAGTGGAAATATGTATGCTAACCATCTTATGCTGTGCGAGTGTACAGCCAATAAATATGAGCGTGAATGCAAGTATGTCCCAAGGACAAATGTACTCAAGTGGATGAAGATATAAATGGGAGAATGTgtgaaaaggaaagcaaacagTATGATCAcaaattcattcattattttatccacaacctattattattcaattaattattattcatttgctaatgttggtgccatgtaaaaagcacccaggtcactctgtaaagtggttggcattaggaagggcatccagtgtaAAAATCATACCAAAGCAGAGCTTGCCAGAGCTGGAGACATAAAAAGCACTCGATCCACTGTGTAAGgcggttggcattagaaaggcatccagttgtaaaagccATGACAAAACAGTCAGTGAAGCTTGGCTTGCTAGCTCCTGagaaaccatccaatccataccagcatggaaaatggatgttaaatgatgatgatggtgatgatggtgaatgaTAACAATTATCCACTAATGTTAATACCCATAAACTGTACATGTAGAGGAGTATGTAATAGCTGCTCACAGTAATACTCTATGCAATGAATGCTGTAGAAGCCACAAGTATGAATGCTAGAATGGACAGATGTGTGAAAAGAATAGACTGGATGACTTTATTTGTCTCCACAATCTGCTACAAATTCACTAACTTTCATGTGGCTCTTTTGACCAACTACCATTTATTAAtttctacatttatttttaatccaAGATGGCAGTGACTTCTCTTGTGCGATATTAACCTCATGCGAATATAAGATATAGGTAATGAGTTATGTTGTTTCTTGTAAGTTTTCAACTAAAATGAGCACTCAAAGACTGAAATGTTATAACAATTGATGAAACATACAACTTCATCCCATTTAGTTCAAGTTAACCAAgttaaattatttctatttcagtgtactttgtatgtaggtattgttcgtgtgtgtgtgtgtgtgtgtgtatgtgtgtgcatgtacatatgcatgtatgtatgcacataagtacatatgcatgtatgtaagcacatatgcatgcatgtatgtatgtacatacatgcatacatacataagtatgcatgtatatggtttTGCACATATGCATGTTAGCACCGTTTTGTTGTGGTGGCATAGCACAGTCATGCTACACCCAAAACATCTAATCACTGCTGGCCATGGAAGAATACACATGACCCAGTGGTGAAGCACAAATTTTGAAAGGCAAGAATCAGTTCCTAAGACATCAGAAAACAGCATTCATACAACTATGGGATTTTTACCTCACCTCACAACCACTACAAAACTCATTGGATATTTTAGATTTACAGCCAAGTACTGAATCCAACTACCTTGATGTTTATTAAGAAATTAACCTATGTCTCACTACACCCTGTTGCCTTgaacacagatgtacatatagcCATCTATAAAGTGTGCCTACCACTTTATGTGTGACCACGAAATAAATTGTGATGTCCATTTGCATGAAAAAACATTGTCTTCTGATATTTATCTTTACATCCATGTAAACACTTATATCTGGAACCTTCTTACATACACACTATCCAAGCCAACATGGTATCATATTtctaatgtaaatatgtatgcatgtatgtacatatgcatatatccatgtatgtgtgcatctagtacatatgcacatatgtatgtatgtatttatctatatacatatagccatctatatatcatagttaatgtatatataatgttggcATGCAAGATACTGCAGTTTTCATTTGGGATAAAATCTTTTATAAACATGCTGtgacaaaaacaacacaaaaattgCCCATTTAGTGGCTAGTAAAAACATCAGATGCATTTCAACATCCAGGCCTTGTCGATGACATGTACTCACAACCACATGCCTAGACACAATTTGTTTCCTCTTATATAGGAAACAGTGAATAATATAAGCACCTGTgtaactgtgtgataagaagcttgcttcctaatcatgtGGTTcaggattcaatcccactgcatggcattttgagcaagtatcttcatctatagccttgggttgaccaaagccttgtgagtggatttagtagatgcaaactgaaagaaacctgttgaatatatatatgtataaaaggtaAAGGGTAAAGCTCCActtcagtcatgaccaaagggggtctttacccattaCCCTTTATATAATGCCCATGGAACTGCACCTCGAAAgttcctctccgaggcacaagtccaggcaaggttgtttatggaagaccaacaatcGCCCATGcttaccagtctcccctctccatgctgcTGATGTAATCCAAGGGAATGGCAAAACCCAATACAGCTTGGTGCCAGTGATGTTgcactcatttctatagctgaatgaactggagcaatgtgaaataaagtgccttgctcaagaatacaacacacagctcaGTCCAGGAACCAAACTCACAACCTCTCGATTGTGAGCTCTATGCTCTAACTgctgaaccatgcaccttcatgttcatctatttgttttgtaagatGCTTGATGTGAaactgtgttgaaacaaatattgttatatttcaggatggtcatttttttcttgccaaataaatacatgcactatACATTCGTTCCtaacttgtttattattgttcttattttatgtcccttgtctggaaatctttcatcacacacctgtgacctcttcagtgaccctCCTTCCTACATCTCCCTCTGTTGTGTTTagtccattctatatatatatgtatatatctatgtgtgtgtctttgtgttttgtttgttccccatcactgcttgacaactgatgttaatgtgtttatgtctctgtaacttaatggttcagcaacagagactgatagaataagtactaggttttgaaaaataagtcctggggtcgatttgttcaactaaaacaccCTTCAAGGAAGTACCCCAGCATAGCtgtagtcaaaatgactgaaacaagtaaaagataaaagataacacatTTACTGATATTGCGATTAGTCACTTGGGCTAAATAAAAATCTGGTATGCACAATCAAAGCAGCATTAAATTTAAATAGTCACCTATGTGTTATACTTAATGTATCTAAAACATCGACAAGCAAGAGACTGTGATTTTTATGAGATAAAAATGTGTTAAAAGCACAAGATATATTCAGTTTCCTATACTGGAAGTGAGAAATTTCATCTAGGTACGTAGTTGCAAATATCTTGCCTgccaatggtgtatatatattaattataatacataGCTCTTTTAATTTGAAGCTGCTtcaattgcatgtgtgtgtgtgtgtgtgtgtgtgcatgtgtgtatgatcatcaccttcacatatacatattcaataagtttcttcagtttctgcctgccaatTTCAATCACAAGGTGTTTGTTAACCTATGGATATAATAAAGGACACCATCTAACTGtctacacagtgagactgatcCCCTAACTGTATACTTCCAAAGTGAATTTATCAGCCATATAGCCATGcttgtgtctatatttatatgtatatgtataaggcggcgagcacgccgggcaaaatgtttagtggtatttcgtctgtcttttttgttctgagttcaaactccaccaaggtcaactttgcttttcatcctttcgaggtcgattaaataagtaccagttatgcactggggttgatgtaatcaacttaatcccttcgtttgtcccctctatgtttagccccctgtgggcaataaagaaatatatatttatatgtatatgcttcaCTGATATTGAACTCACCAAATCTTGACAAAAGGTAACAAACTATACTCTATCCAATTATCTGGTAGTAGTACAAGTAGTTACATACAGTTTTatggaaagaagaagagagataaGTCTTCTCCTGGACAGGAATCCTGTCTCTCTTTGATAACTTTCCCAAATAATCTGGTACCAACTTATGACCTGTGAGCTGGTTACTTGTAAGTTCTCTTCCTGTTGCCGCAACTAAGTATAGTTAAGAGAAAATTGTGTTTAATTTTGTGTCAGTGCCACAATAATTCTAAATAAAAAAGCAGCTAAGTACTGTGAGAGTTATTGTCATCTCttgaaatattaagaaataatgtCATATCTATATATGACATCAGTTTCAGGTTGCAATAATACATCTGAAACTAATAAACAAAATGTGTTTAGCTTGAGTCATTTATGAAAGTATTTCCTTTACAGCAACTAACCATAAAAATATGACTGAGACATTCAGCGACTGGAGAAAATATATcatgtgatatttatataatactatcttttatcttttacttgtttcagtcattaaactgcggccatgctggagcactgccttgaagaattttttagtcaaatgaattgactctaGTACTTACTTTCTTTAAACCAgacatttattctattggtctcatttgccaaCCAACTAAGTTACAGAATGTAAATACattaacaccagttatcaagcaatggtgggggacaaaaaagacacacatacacacatatacaatgggcttcttccagtttccatctaccaaatccattcacagggctttggtcagcccgaggctatcgtagaagacacttgtccaaggtgccatgcagtgggactaaacccagaaccatgtgtttgggaagcaagcttcgtaccacacagcaACACTTGTGCTTAAAAAGTGTGAGaggcttacagcacctaggttttcCAAGTGGTTGCTCATTTCAATACTAACTAGGCTCAATGTTGTTTAACTTTGGTGATCGGACAAGAACCAATGCATTCAATGTGATTGAGAATCATACCCAAGTAGATAATATAGTAAACTGTGTGAGAATGTAGAGACACTAACTGTatggaaataaagtaaaaataattatctGTACTAGTGTCTTTTCTTAAAAAGTAGAAagctgtaataaaataaaaaaatatattttcagattggAAAGATTCATTCAAGAATTATTTTAGCATTATGGTTACCTTCCAACATTTTTTGATGCTCCTCTAGTGATTTACTCTTCACAATTGTTTCTTCAAAGGCGCTTTGGATTTTAATCAATTCTTGCTCGGAAACTTTCACTTCTTCATTATCTTCAGTTAGTTCTCTcttcattttattgtattcttGTTCAGCTTTTAGTTTCATATCTGACATTTGTTCCAGAAGGCATACAATTTGTTTATCTTGGTTCTCCACTTTATTACAAAGTTTTGAGACTAGGTCTTGATAGGTTTTCACTGATGCCTCATACTGCCCATAGACTTTATTAGAAGCAGCAGCAACCGAATAATATTCAGCTTGCTGATTTGCCAATTCTTCTTCCTTTTGACCAAGCTTAGCCTGGATATCTTTAAAATTTTTGAGTTTTTCTTCCATTGTCATAATTTCAGAAAAATGTTTCTGAGAGATTTCTGAGATCTTCTGTTGCATCTCTCCAACAAGAGAAGTAAGTTCATCAAGTTTAGCATCTTTCTCACTGATGGTGCCTGATTTTTCTTCTAACTCCTTTTTCAGTAAATTAGTCTCAGTTTTTTTCTCAGAAACGTTCTCTTTCAAGCTGGTAATGATTTCTGTCAGTTCATTATTTGAATTCAGATATTCCTCAACAAGTGAAGATTTCTCTGATAAGGATTTTGTTAATTCACAGATTCTCTTGTCCTTTTCACAAAgttgtacactgatttgttccaCTTCTTTACGTGTCTCCAAATATTTTTTCtccaattgtaaaatatatactttGGTTGGTTCTTCAAAATCACCCTTTAATTTACTTTTTTGTTCACTGGCATTTTGATTTATAGTTTCTAGTTTAGGTTTAAAAGTGGTTACATGCTCTTTGGTATCTCCAATTTCTAGCTCtaattttcctaaaatgttcTGCTTTTCTCTTACAAGTTCCTCAGGCTGCTTTGTCAGTTCCTTCTTATTTTCCTCCAGTTGAGATACTGTAATGCAATCAAGTTGTTTTTCTAAGGCAGCTTTGGTTTCTTCCAATGACTGTTTTGCTATTGTGTAACTTTCAAGTGCTTTTTCTTGCTCCACCAATGTATCTTGCAATTTTTTGTATTCCAAGGCCATGTCTTTAAACCAATTTTTTAACAAACTACTCAGGTTGTTATTCATTTCTTCAAGATGTACTGACTGAGAACTAACTTGAATCTGTAAACATTCACAATCATTTGAAGTTTCTTCAACACAATGATATAGTTTCTGAGGCAAGAAATTAGCAACACTATTTTCCTTAGTGGGTAAGTTCATATTTTCTGTCAAAATACTGGCCTCTACTGCATGAATGATTTTCTCTAGAATGTCCTGAAGAGAATATTTTACCTGAGCAACTCCTCCTTTGTTTTGTTGAAGTTCTGATTTGTATTTTGCTTCAGTTTGCTGCCAATTAGATTCCATCACACAAATAGATTGAAGATCTTTTTTCAGTATTAAATCATTGTTGGGTTTCAGATTTAGAGATTCCTCCAACAACTTCAATGATTttgactaaaatataattaaaaaataataaaaatatttatcttagaaTTTATATAGAGTAGCATTGAATTATTTTCATAGTGAACTAAATctgaataaagaataaagtttAAACATAAATAACTGAAATGAAGTGTTACTGTGAAAATGGTAATACAGGAATTTAACTAAACCATTATTAAATGCATTGCAGATTTCACTATTTagtaataaaaaattagaatGCCTCCAGTTGAACTGAAGTCACTTGAAAAACTAATGTTAAGATATTgagaaaatatgtgtacatattagacCCTACCATATTACAAAATAGAGGAATATAATGCAGTTCTAGATATACTGTATATGACTAGAGACAAGATAATCATGACTGGAAAACTTTTAACACTTAgcttcaaattactctgtcaaatgtaatacttatttattcatattgataataatttaatcatgcattatctcatcgTCTCAAAATTCTGatgatgtgattatatatttttataactgaCATTGTGGGGGTAGGTGTGAGGAACAAGATCTGGCAGGTTTAAGCATAAAACAGATAATATTTGGATCAGATACGGTCAGTTAAATGCTAAGGGATTAATCAATGGACTGCTTGATTAAGGCAGAGCTGAGGCTAATGACcacaaatactatatatacttctaatatt comes from the Octopus sinensis linkage group LG11, ASM634580v1, whole genome shotgun sequence genome and includes:
- the LOC115217669 gene encoding myosin-6-like isoform X4 encodes the protein MQQKVSEISQEHFSEISTMEGKYKNFKDTQDKLSQKEELAKQAEYDSVPAASDKVYGQYETSIKTYQKPVSNLCNKVESQNRQIKYLHEEISDLKVKTKQEYNEMKRELSQHLSEKDEEMKASKQEMAKIQNAYEDKITKCKSLKEQINRLKENPLTEETVSVITDHLITELKSELENIKPTSIDPDIHEQLKIDPSKPTSEQEILESKSLKLLEESLNLKPNNDLILKKDLQSICVMESNWQQTEAKYKSELQQNKGGVAQVKYSLQDILEKIIHAVEASILTENMNLPTKENSVANFLPQKLYHCVEETSNDCECLQIQVSSQSVHLEEMNNNLSSLLKNWFKDMALEYKKLQDTLVEQEKALESYTIAKQSLEETKAALEKQLDCITVSQLEENKKELTKQPEELVREKQNILGKLELEIGDTKEHVTTFKPKLETINQNASEQKSKLKGDFEEPTKVYILQLEKKYLETRKEVEQISVQLCEKDKRICELTKSLSEKSSLVEEYLNSNNELTEIITSLKENVSEKKTETNLLKKELEEKSGTISEKDAKLDELTSLVGEMQQKISEISQKHFSEIMTMEEKLKNFKDIQAKLGQKEEELANQQAEYYSVAAASNKVYGQYEASVKTYQDLVSKLCNKVENQDKQIVCLLEQMSDMKLKAEQEYNKMKRELTEDNEEVKVSEQELIKIQSAFEETIVKSKSLEEHQKMLEEKQPTGYSISVVTDNLMTELKRELDNIKTTWIAPDIHEQLKADFSKLTCEQDILESKWLMLHNDFLSLKSNNDLLKNEMEKLKVEYNNAQHQILDKQQTIEIMKKDLERSPVKSSIQNFAEKIVHATKTKISTENTEFERVKWQLEENAAIKKKLEKQFKELTGEKQDVLEKLELETADSKELVTAVLKPKLETVNQNTIEQKSKLKGDFEELTKVHTLLLEERYLEALKEVEQISVQFGEKDNRICELTKSLSEKSSLVEEYLNSNNELTQIVTSLKEKVSEKKTETNLLKKELEEKSGTISEKDAKLDELTSLVGEMQQKVSEISQKHVSEIGKLQENLKVEYEEKISSITSEYVNKITNNYVCKSLMEIREKEHSNELETSKEMLHQEYNQKSCCLIEEYEKKLRSVSEDFEKKLSSDYVAVGKINEQNKKHIQEVIQMKEKLEEYEGKIKSQDEEHKEALQKVNIESQENISKNYISKEVFEAKLKDETKEYTQLKRKYVEEEEKLQRVLKEHEEKLAQVTLNYEEKIATDFVPRQTFECEQEKHVTALLKQETFYKEKLELLDEEHKIFINNKTIEFENNIATNYVLRSDFDDVQARLSEKEKEFSKLQAGYDLDVTASDSVKEQYETSVKTYKKEITEMCNKVESQNRQIECLQEQIAGMTEKAEQEYNEMKGELSRDLSNKDEEMKTSRQEMIKIQSAYEDEITKCKSLMEQINRLKGNHNNVITSLKESFQSEIKHMKETFEKEFYRREAIYNTDLKKLNDSHFQELTLSQTKWEKLHQTQCANISNYEKILSEKELQAADIKQQLLSEKEARAELEKCLASSKENHEEEIKKLNSIINEAREEYQQLKKKNSGTEAYFHNREQQITTDHTKTLSKVEEMNTSLASCLQISQKELEIFKKKHENISAEIDHLKKQLKTTKQERLTIIGKLQDYRVFYVLFTVMLCSFLVVPIYS